Genomic window (Verrucomicrobiota bacterium):
GATAAACGCCAAGCTTCCGAAGACGCTTTTCCTTCCAAGCCTCGATTAGTTTCTGGACCTGGAGCGCAACAAGTGGGGCCATTAGTACTGCGACGACCATAATCCAGTCTTTGGTCTCCACCACCGCAAGCATGACGTTGGGGCTCATGGCAACAGTCTAAAGATCCGGTGGGCAGATAACTGGAATCGTTTCGCGCTTGTTCCGTCGATAGACGCGAAAATCCTCCCGGTCGGTAGTGATGACCGCATGGTCGGGGTTCAGTTCGCTCATCCGAATCAAACACAGATCGGCAAAATCCGGCTTCCGATCTTCATAGCGTTCCGCCAACGCCGTGAGGTGCGGAAGGTGGTCGTTGCAATCGAAGGCCAGCGTTATCAATTGATCCTGCAAGAAGCCGAGGATGATGCGCGTATCCTGGAGATGAAACGCGGCTTCGGCCAGCACCGCTTCGCATGTCAATAGCGGCAAGCTCAACTGAGCTTCCAGGCTCAGCGCCCACTCGTGATAGGCATCGCGCCGGTTGGCGAACGCCACGAGGAAACCAGTGTCGGCAATGCCCTTCATCCCTTGGAAAAGCCTTTGCGCATGGAGAGGTCCTTGGGGCCGGTCATGCAACCCGCCCAACGCATATAGGCACGGCTGCCGGTGGAGGCCCTGGCTCTCTCCAGTTGTTCCCGGACCACCTTGCCCTGGGATACTCCCGTGCGTCGGGCGGTCTCAGCCAGCCAGTCGGCCAGGTCTTTGTTAAGACGTACTGTAATTGTATGACTCATATGGCAGAATCGTATTCTATGATCGTTGAATCGACAAGCCTTTCATCCTCGCATCGAATCAATCTGATCCAAATTCGTCGTTCGATAGTGTCGGTAAATGGCGATGATCAACGCCAGGCCCACCGCCGCCTCGGCGGCAGCGATGCCAATGGAAAAAAGCACGAACAGGATTCCGGTTGTTTGCTCCGGGTGGGCGCCGAAGCGCCAGAACGCGATGAAATTCAGGTTCGCCGCGTTCAACATCAGTTCAATCCCGATCAGCACGATGATCGCGTTCCGCCGCGTCAAGGCCCCGGCGAGCCCGATGCAGAAGAGCAAGGCCGAAAGGACGAGGTAATGGTGAAGCGGCGTCATTTCGGATTGGCGATTGCCGATTGGCGATCGGCGATCGGCGGGTGGGCAACTGTCAGCGATGCGGGATCGCCAGTTGAAACTGATCTCTCCGGCGCGATCCTCTCGCGCATCGCGATGATCACCGCGCCGATCATCGCCGCGGTGAGCAGCAAGCCGATGACCTCCAGCGGCAGCACGTAGTTGGTCATGAGTTGCTCGCCCAATCCGCGAACAGTCGGTTGCGGGGCGGGCGGCGTTGGCCGATAAACGACCGAGCTGGTCCAAACCGAGAAGGCCAGAGCGCCGAAGGCAAGCACTGCCACCCCGATCCCAACGACCCACGAAGAAGAAAAGATGGACTGCTGCGGGTTGTCGCTCCCCCGCGTGAGCAAAATCGCGAAGACGATCAAGATGGCCACCGCGCCGACATAGACCAGGATTTGCGCAAAACCGACGAACTGCGCGCTCAGTTGGAGGTAGAGCGCCGCCAGTCCGACGAAGGCCACCACCAGGCACAGCGCGCAGTGGACCAGATTGCGCAGGCTCACGGCGGCGATTGCGCCCGCCGCCGTCACCAACGCCAGGATGAAGAAAACCGGGTCCACTCTGTTAATTTGAGATTTCAGATTTCAGATTTGAAAAGAGCGCGGGCAGCCTGCCCGCCCGGCTCTCGGCAATCTTCCTAAATCCATCCTGTCCATCGATCCGAGTCATTCGGCAAATCGATACGTCCTCGGCTTCCAGTGTCTCTTGGCCGCCAAACTCCGGCCCAGTGCGACGAATGGCCCAAAGACCAGGAGCGAACACACCAGCCAACGAGTCGCGCCGTTGGGCAGGAAACGCCAGAGCCCGGCGGCCACGATGTTGATCAGCGCCATCGGGAGCATGAACTTCCAGGCAAAGTTCATGAGCTGATCCATGCGCAGGCGGGGCAGCGTGCCGCGGAGCCAGATGAACAGCGCCAGAATGCCGAGGAGCTTCGCGAAAAACCAAACATAGGACGGAAGCGCGCCTTCAAAAAATGCCAGCGGCGCGTGCCACCCGCCGAGAAACAGCGTGATCGCCAGGCCGCTGATCGCGAACATGCCGAAGTATTCCCCCATGAAGAACAGCGCGAATTTGAAACCCGAATACTCGACGAAATAACCGGCGATGATTTCGGACTCGCCTTCCGGGAGATCGAACGGGGCTCGATTCGATTCGGCGGTCGCCGCAATGAGGAACAAAACGAACCCGGCCAATCCCCACGGCGTGAACACATGCCAGGCCGGCAGCCCGTTCCAGTAATCGGCCTGAGCCGCCACGATCTCGACCGGCCGAAGGGACCCGGCCAGCATGATCACCGTGATCGACGAGAGAATCAGCGGGACTTCGTAGCTGATCATTTGCCCGATGGCCCGCATCGCGCCGAGCAACGAGTATTTGTTGCGGCTGGACCACCCGGCCATGAAGACGGCCAACTCCGTCCCCGCTCCCACCGCGAAGAAGAACACGATGCCGGCATCCAGATCGATCGGCGCCATGTTGCGGCCATAAGGCAAAACCGAAAAGGCCAACAAGACCGGCACGACCAAAGCCAGGGGCGCGAGGAAATGGACGACGCGATCCGCGCCGCCCGGCACGATGTCCTCTTTGATCAACATTTTCAGCCCATCGGCGACCGGCTGAAAAAACCCATACGGCCCCACGCGATTCGGGCCGTAACGATTCTGAATCCGTCCCAGCCCCTTGCGCTCCAGGACGGTCGCGATGGCAAACAAGAGGGCAAAGG
Coding sequences:
- the nuoK gene encoding NADH-quinone oxidoreductase subunit NuoK → MTPLHHYLVLSALLFCIGLAGALTRRNAIIVLIGIELMLNAANLNFIAFWRFGAHPEQTTGILFVLFSIGIAAAEAAVGLALIIAIYRHYRTTNLDQIDSMRG
- the nuoH gene encoding NADH-quinone oxidoreductase subunit NuoH; this encodes MQETLDQLFVLLKHWIVGHFPGALQPLVSALLSVSAIILTFALLFAIATVLERKGLGRIQNRYGPNRVGPYGFFQPVADGLKMLIKEDIVPGGADRVVHFLAPLALVVPVLLAFSVLPYGRNMAPIDLDAGIVFFFAVGAGTELAVFMAGWSSRNKYSLLGAMRAIGQMISYEVPLILSSITVIMLAGSLRPVEIVAAQADYWNGLPAWHVFTPWGLAGFVLFLIAATAESNRAPFDLPEGESEIIAGYFVEYSGFKFALFFMGEYFGMFAISGLAITLFLGGWHAPLAFFEGALPSYVWFFAKLLGILALFIWLRGTLPRLRMDQLMNFAWKFMLPMALINIVAAGLWRFLPNGATRWLVCSLLVFGPFVALGRSLAAKRHWKPRTYRFAE
- a CDS encoding ribbon-helix-helix protein, CopG family, yielding MSHTITVRLNKDLADWLAETARRTGVSQGKVVREQLERARASTGSRAYMRWAGCMTGPKDLSMRKGFSKG
- a CDS encoding NADH-quinone oxidoreductase subunit J, which gives rise to MDPVFFILALVTAAGAIAAVSLRNLVHCALCLVVAFVGLAALYLQLSAQFVGFAQILVYVGAVAILIVFAILLTRGSDNPQQSIFSSSWVVGIGVAVLAFGALAFSVWTSSVVYRPTPPAPQPTVRGLGEQLMTNYVLPLEVIGLLLTAAMIGAVIIAMRERIAPERSVSTGDPASLTVAHPPIADRQSAIANPK
- a CDS encoding pilus assembly protein, whose product is MKGIADTGFLVAFANRRDAYHEWALSLEAQLSLPLLTCEAVLAEAAFHLQDTRIILGFLQDQLITLAFDCNDHLPHLTALAERYEDRKPDFADLCLIRMSELNPDHAVITTDREDFRVYRRNKRETIPVICPPDL